A single Numenius arquata chromosome 1, bNumArq3.hap1.1, whole genome shotgun sequence DNA region contains:
- the CDCA3 gene encoding cell division cycle-associated protein 3 isoform X2, which yields MGVSGSVPATPTAPRNKHLAHVRDPRSPSVGILRTPIEVVSSPVDSPQPGPAEPAVGTSQDWDPRSPTPGISRTPMRAVSSGSKPIRRKTNNKIMATSGGTGRSPLSILQDDNSPGAPAPRQGKRHVLGENIGEKKEVIVDLSRSLKSGNCAWSNLNKENQQCPFVEN from the exons ATGGGGGTCTCCGGCAGCGTCCCGGCTACCCCCACCGCTCCCCGCAACAAGCACCTGGCGCACGTCCGCGACCCCCGCTCCCCCAGCGTCGGCATCTTGCGGACGCCTATCGAG GTGGTGAGCTCCCCGGTGGACAGCCCGCAGCCCGGCCCCGCTGAGCCGGCGGTGGGTACCAGCCAGGACTGGGACCCGCGGTCGCCCACGCCCGGCATCTCCCGCACGCCCATGAGAGCCGTCTCGAGTG GGAGCAAGCCCATAAGACGCAAGACCAACAACAAAATCATGGCAACATCTGGTGGAACTGGCCgctctcccctcagcatcctaCAAGATGATAATTCCCCTGGTGCTCCCGCCCCTCGCCAG ggCAAGAGACATGTGTTGGGAGAGAACattggggagaagaaggaagtgaTAGTGGATCTAAGCAGGAGCCTCAAATCTGGGAACTGTGCTTGGAGTAACTTGAACAAAGAGAACCAGCAGTGTCCTTTTGTGGAGAACTAA
- the CDCA3 gene encoding cell division cycle-associated protein 3 isoform X1, giving the protein MGVSGSVPATPTAPRNKHLAHVRDPRSPSVGILRTPIEVVSSPVDSPQPGPAEPAVGTSQDWDPRSPTPGISRTPMRAVSSDSVDRLVKQLSEAFGDEAASPEPSAATRPPEEVAAAEEEPARRGSPLPAVASGEEAERLPSPSPSPGAAPARSARIAGPGFSSVGSKPIRRKTNNKIMATSGGTGRSPLSILQDDNSPGAPAPRQGKRHVLGENIGEKKEVIVDLSRSLKSGNCAWSNLNKENQQCPFVEN; this is encoded by the exons ATGGGGGTCTCCGGCAGCGTCCCGGCTACCCCCACCGCTCCCCGCAACAAGCACCTGGCGCACGTCCGCGACCCCCGCTCCCCCAGCGTCGGCATCTTGCGGACGCCTATCGAG GTGGTGAGCTCCCCGGTGGACAGCCCGCAGCCCGGCCCCGCTGAGCCGGCGGTGGGTACCAGCCAGGACTGGGACCCGCGGTCGCCCACGCCCGGCATCTCCCGCACGCCCATGAGAGCCGTCTCGAGTG ACAGCGTGGATCGCCTGGTGAAGCAGCTCAGCGAGGCCTTCGGGGATGAGGCCGCTTCCCCGGAGCCGTCGGCAGCGACCCGCCCCCCCgaggaggtggcggcggcggaggaggagccGGCCCGGCGGGGCTCCCCGCTTCCAGCCGTTGCCTCGGGGGAAGAAGCGGAGAGGCTTCCCTCGCCCTCGCCCTCTCCCGGCGCGGCCCCGGCTCGGTCAGCCCGCATTGCCGGGCCTGGCTTCTCATCGG TAGGGAGCAAGCCCATAAGACGCAAGACCAACAACAAAATCATGGCAACATCTGGTGGAACTGGCCgctctcccctcagcatcctaCAAGATGATAATTCCCCTGGTGCTCCCGCCCCTCGCCAG ggCAAGAGACATGTGTTGGGAGAGAACattggggagaagaaggaagtgaTAGTGGATCTAAGCAGGAGCCTCAAATCTGGGAACTGTGCTTGGAGTAACTTGAACAAAGAGAACCAGCAGTGTCCTTTTGTGGAGAACTAA